A genomic segment from Nocardiopsis sp. Huas11 encodes:
- a CDS encoding alpha/beta fold hydrolase gives MAYQTRNTANGDGPRTASVRGISVSYTDRGTGYPLLFIHGHPFDHTMWEPQVTALAGRGYRVIAPDLRGYGRSTVVPGTTTLDTFARDLAALLNHLDLDVAGVVGLSMGGQIALELCRLFPDRVDALVLAATNPHAETEKGRRARAETAERLRTEGMGGYTDEMLVGMMTAANVRDLPAVADHVRAMMYAAPPEGAAAALLGRALRPDYIPLLKRISAPTLLVVGQEDEFTPPDFTESMHVLVPDSTVEIIEGAGHLPNLERPDRFNGALRRFMEAGRRRAAGG, from the coding sequence GTGGCATACCAGACGAGGAACACCGCGAACGGTGACGGCCCGCGCACGGCCTCAGTGCGCGGGATCAGCGTCAGTTACACCGACCGTGGAACCGGATACCCCCTCCTGTTCATCCACGGCCACCCCTTCGACCACACCATGTGGGAACCACAGGTCACGGCGCTGGCCGGCCGCGGCTACCGGGTGATCGCCCCGGACCTGCGCGGCTACGGCCGCAGCACGGTCGTGCCGGGCACCACCACCCTGGACACCTTCGCCCGCGACCTGGCCGCCCTGCTGAACCACCTGGACCTGGACGTGGCCGGCGTCGTGGGGCTGTCGATGGGGGGCCAGATCGCCCTGGAGCTGTGCCGGCTCTTCCCCGACCGCGTCGACGCCCTGGTACTGGCGGCCACCAACCCGCACGCCGAGACCGAGAAGGGGCGCCGGGCGCGGGCCGAGACGGCCGAGCGGCTGCGCACCGAGGGCATGGGCGGCTACACCGACGAGATGCTGGTCGGGATGATGACCGCCGCCAACGTGCGCGACCTGCCCGCGGTCGCCGACCACGTGCGCGCCATGATGTACGCCGCACCGCCCGAGGGCGCGGCCGCGGCGCTGCTGGGGCGGGCCCTGCGCCCCGACTACATCCCGCTGCTCAAACGGATCTCCGCGCCCACCCTGCTGGTCGTCGGCCAGGAGGACGAGTTCACCCCGCCCGACTTCACCGAGTCCATGCACGTCCTGGTCCCGGACTCGACCGTGGAGATCATCGAAGGCGCCGGCCACCTGCCCAACCTGGAGCGCCCCGACCGGTTCAACGGGGCCCTGCGCCGCTTCATGGAGGCCGGGCGCCGACGCGCGGCGGGCGGGTGA